One Leptolyngbya sp. SIO1E4 genomic window, CATGAGGCAGCTAGAGCGACACCCCCTCTGCACGCCAAGCCGCTCGGCCTCTTTTAATAATGACGAACCGATTCCGTCCTGCCGATAGGGGTCTTCTATCCAAAGGACGTGAATATAGAGCCACTGTAGACCTGTGGAACCGGTTAACCCTCCCAACAAATTGCCGTCTGCATCCCTGGCTGCAAGCTGCAGGGGGCGCTCATTGGTAAAGCCTGTTTTCTGGGCATTGTAAGTATCAATGCGATCGCTCAGCATTTCAGCTTCTGCTGCTGAAAGTGTCTCATCAATCGTGAATTTCACGCCTGTATTCCCTCGTTAATCGATATCGTTTTTACAAGCAGTTTTGCGCGCCTATTCACGGCCTTTTAGAAATTGCCAAATAGGTCTGTCGTCCCAGACTTGTGCTTCGATAAATCGGTCATATCGCCAGTGCTCTTCAGTTTTCCATCGATCGCCTGGCATGCCATATTCATTAACGATCACACTGATTTCTTCCCACGTAAAGACTTGACCATGAATGGGTTTCCGATACGAATGCGCCCGTCCGGTGGTGTCTGTTGCGATCGCCAAGCTTGGCATACTGTCAGGATAGGTAAACGAAATCATATCACTGCTAAACAGAGCTAATGGCAGCTGCAGCTTAATTGGATTGGTTGCGCTAAAAAAGCCATCTCTTTGAAAGAAATCATCATTTTCGCCGAGAACAAAATATAGCGGGTGTTTCAGGTGAGGGTGCTTACCCTTCTTTACAAATTCACGGTAGAGCCACGCTTCAACCCTTCGGCGTTCTTCAAGATAACCAGGATGTAACCATGCTCGCTGACCGCTCTCCTTGAGGATAGATAAAAGTCCCTCAGCTACCATGTCAGGGGCGCTACAAACATTTTTCA contains:
- a CDS encoding GNAT family N-acetyltransferase, with translation MKFTIDETLSAAEAEMLSDRIDTYNAQKTGFTNERPLQLAARDADGNLLGGLTGSTGLQWLYIHVLWIEDPYRQDGIGSSLLKEAERLGVQRGCRSSCLMTFSFQAREFYERFGYAVFGQLDDYPEGHTLYFMQKKITIADPRG